CTCGCCTCACGTGGCGTCTCGAGGTGGCCGGATGCGAGCTGATCCTGCAAGGACTCAGCCACGACCGACGTCCCGGGACGTAGCCACGTGAGGCTCCACTCTATGGTGGTTCCGTTATCAAGACGGATGTCCTGCTCAAGGACGAGTGTGGGATCACTCGACCCACAGGCGAGCAGCGCCGCGTGCTCCTCGCCTGCGGGACGCGACGAGTAGTGCACGGTCGAGTCACCAATGGCACAGCAAGAGCAGCGCTCGACGGCGTCAAAGAGCGATTCGCGCTCGAAGTCCGAGTCCTCAAGACCGGGACAGGCGGCGAGATTCGACCAGCTCTCCTGACAGACCATGGGGGCACCCGCGACGCTGCGAACCCGACGCATGAAGAGGGTCGGACTCCCCTGCCCTACGCCCAGGTGCGCAGCCACAGCCTGTGGGGCGCCCATCACCTCACGAGAGAGGACCCTGGTGCTAAAGTCCATGCCCCGCTCGCGCAGGAGCACCGCGAACGAGAGCGGGCTGCGTGTCGCGGGCCTGGGAATACCGCCTTCGGACACGAAGCTGCCGCTACCCTTCTTGGTGATGAGGTAACCCTCTTGCACCAACGTCTGGATCGCCCGACGGACCGTGCCGCGGCTCACGCCATAGCGCTCGCAGAGCTCGGCCTCAGAGGGGATGGCCTCTCCGTTGCGCCACGCGCGGGCATCTATCTTGTCTCGCAGGAGCATCTCGAGCTGCACGTACAGCGGACTCGCGAGCCTGTCCGAGAGCATGTCATCATCGCCCGCATCGGCACGAAGGGCGCCCGGCGTGGGGAAGTAGAGACCTTGACGTACCATGACGCTCCCTCAAAGTAGACATATTATGTACAGCTGTAGATGAACAACCCTTGGACATGATAGGGCGACTGGCTAAGGAAAGCTGTGGCATTGTGGATATGGGGAGAAAGTACACAGTCGCCTAGGGTGGGGCGACTGGTGGTGATGGCATGCCCCTTTTGATGTGAGGGCAGACAGCGTACGCGTCTGATATACTGGCAGCTGCGTCCCCATCGTCTAGAGGTTAGGACATCGCCCTTTCAAGGCGACGACACGAGTTCGATTCTCGTTGGGGGCACCTCTGTCTGGCGCGAGCGGTCCCGAGCTTCTCCTCGAGGGCCGCTTTTTTCGACTCCTCGGGGCTTTTCTGCCTCTTCGCGTCTCCTTAGTGCCCGGGAATCTGAGGGGCACTAACACGATGGCATGTGCCCAGTTGAGGACATTTCTTAGGTACCCCACAATCTGCGGGGCACTATCGCGAGGGCGCGTGGCCGACCCGATGCCTCCGGTCTGGTGGTCCGGCCCGATGCATCCGGTCGGAGGTCTCACGTAGGTGGTAGGGGCGGTGGGACTCGAACCCACAATCCTTTCGGCCGTGGATTTTAAGTCCACTGCGTATGCCAGTTCCGCCACGCCCCCAGATAGCCGCAACCACGAGAAGCATAGCACGTCACGCTCACTCGTGTGCCCTCACATCCCGCTCTCATGAGCGTCGCCACCGCACGGTCGGCAGCACTGCCGCGCGTCGGGCCGCAGCAGTGGCGGTTGGTGGCGCGCCTGTCCCGCTCACCTGCAGGGGACGCTTAGGGTCGGCTCCCAATCGAGGGGAGCCTCTGCCTTGGCAGCGGCCTGACCGGCACAGGTCGCTAGACCAAAGAGCAGGTCGCTCTCGCTCACCGTGAGAAGATCAAAGTGTGTCTGGGCCATGAGCTCACTGATGGCGATCGCACCCGCAAGGATCACGGGAGCACGCTTGGCCTGGATGCCGGGCAGCGCTGCCCTCTCCTCGACCGTAAGGGCGGCCAACTTCGCGACCATGGCGTCAACACGTTCGCGCGGGAGCACGCTACGATGTACCTGGGTGGCATCGTAGGGCTCAAGTTTCTTCTCGAGCGCGACAAGACTCGTGGCTGTACCGCCTGTCACGACAAGGAGCGCGGGTTTCTTCTCGAGTATGTGTTCCTTAGCGATGGCCACAGAGAAAGACTCACGCGCAAAGGAGCGCGCGGCCTCTATGTCGCGCCCAGAGGGTGGGTCCGACGCGGAGAGGAAGCGCTCGGTGATGCGCCTACACCCGACATCGGTCGAGCGCACGCACTCGAGCTCGAGCACACCCCCACCCATCATGCTACCGAGGGCAAGCTCGGTGGATCCGCCACCGTTGTCCGCAACCAGGATACGACTGCCCACAAAGTCTCGCGCGACGCCCAAGAAGGTGAGAGACCCCTCCACCTCACCGGAAATGACCTGCGGATCAAGGCCACGCCGGTACAGCTCAGCGAGTAGGTCTGAGGCGTTCGAGGCATCGCGAGCGGCAGAGGTGAGCGTGCAGCAGGTGTACGTAGCACCCGCATCCAAGGCGATCTGAATGTAGGCGTCAACACAGCCCATGACACGACCGCGCGCGTCGTCTGAGATGCGGCCCGAGGCAGAGAGACCCTCCCCCAAATCACAGATAGTCGAACGCTTGATCAGACGCAGCACCTGGGCGTCCTCGACGTCGGCCACGGCAAGACGTACCGTCACGGTTCCAATGTCAATACAGGCTACCCGTTCCATGTAACCTCCGGGTCATAGAAAAACAGCCTATCGAGCGCCTTGATGTGCCAAGGCCTGTCATCAGGATAGACCCGTGGTGCGGAGGGGTCTTTTTGCGTAGTGGCAGACTGTGCCTCAACGATCGAGGGAGAGTCGGGATGATCGGGGTCCTTACCGATCTCGTCTGTCGACACGTAGCCGCGCTTGCGAGCCTCGTCCTCGATGCCCTGCTTGGTCTGAAGGCGGTTGACGTCATGCGTGAGGCTCGCGTTCTCGTCACTGAGCTGATCGTACTTCACCTGGAGAACCTGACCCGTGCGCCTGGCAACATAGTAGTTGCGAACCGGGCTATAGAGTGCCACGGCGGCAACGAGAAGCATCGCAACAGTAGCGCAGAGTCTCGGATGGTGAAGCAGCCAGTCTTTTGCAGCGACACATCGCTCGCCCACACTCATGGTGGGCGCCGGAGTAGACTCGCGCTCGGTCCTGCGCCCCTTTGCGTGACCTCCCCCAGAATCGCTCCTACGATGCAGCAGCAGCGACAGGCGCCCGGGCTTGGTTGCGGCATGGGCCGAGCTGTCCTCCTGCGCGGGCTCAGAGGTGAGGGAAGCATCCGAAGGAGATGTCTGCAATGATCCCTGACCCACGGACGACTTACCCTTACGCAGGCCAGCGAGCCTGCCAAAGAAGGTGCGCGTGGCAACCATCTTGTGGGCAGTATCAGACCCAGACCCCTGTCCCTTATTAGCATGCGGGGTATCCCGGGCAGCGGAAGCGGCGCCAACGCGCTGACTCTTCTCCTTCTTACTCTCCTTCTTACGAGCACAAGCGCGATCGGAGCCGCCAACACGGGAAAGTTCCTCTGCACTCACCGTCTTGAGCGGCTTGTTGTCTATCTTGCCCGTCTTCTTGCGACGCGTGCCACGCTGGGGCTTCCTTGTGCTAGCGGCAGCATCCTGGGTTCGCAGCGTCTCGCCCTTAGATGGCGTACCACACACCGCCTTGGTCCTCGCGGTCGTGCTGTCAGCCGCCTCCTCGTCGCTCACCTTGACCTGTAGCGCCGCATCGTCTGTCGCAGCCTTGGGACCCACCGCCGCAGGAACCCCCGACACTCCGGACGCATCCGCTCTTAGCTGGTCGTCTACACTCATGTCACCCTGCTTCGTCTCATCATCATTAGGGCGGGGCGCCTTGCCGCCACATAGACGGGGACACCGACTGCTGTAAATATACCACAGGAAGGGCGGAAGACGAAAGGACGTATCGGCGAATTTCGCAAGCTCAGCAGAGCAGCGGCGTCACAGACCGAATCAACACGTTTTGCATCGACAATCGGCATGTTCCGCTTCTGCCGGCGCGTGACCTTAGCTCCTCACTCGGCCCGTTCCCTGGCCTTTGCCGCGTCCCACAGCTCGTTGAGCTCGGTGGTAGAGAGACCATCCATCTCACGCCCCTCCTCGCGACAACGTTTCTCCATGGCAGCCCAACGCCTGCGAAACTTGCGGTTGCTCGCGGCGAGGGCCTCTTCGGCATCGATGCCCTCCCAACGCGCGACGTTGACCAACGCGAACAGGATGTCACCAAACTCCTCGGAGGCAGCCTGGCTGCCGTGCTGCTCGTCTTCGAACTCCCTGCGCTCGCGCTCGACCTGATCCCACACGTCGGCAACGCCCGTCCAGTCGAAGCCCGCCTTTGCCGCTCGCTTCGAGAGCTTCTGGCATTGCATGAGCGCTGGCAGAGAGACGGGTACGCTGTCGAGCAACCCCGGCTCTCCTTCGTTTGCTGCGCCCGCCTGGGCCCTGCGCTCTTCCCGCTTCACACCGTCCCAGATATCGAGCACCTGGTCCACGGAGGTGGTGGGCCCAACGACCGTGGGATCCTTGAAGACGTGAGGGTGGCGGCGCACGAGCTTCTCGTTGAGGCCTTCGCACACCCCGTCGATATCGAACTCGCCGTCGTCTGCGGCGATCTGCGCATGCAGAAGCACCTGCTCGAGCACGTCACCCAGCTCCTCACGCAGGTGGGTGGCGTCATCTGCCTCTATGGCGTCAACCGCCTCGTAGGCCTCCTCGATCATGTTCCTCGTGATCGAGCGATGCGTCTGTGCCCTGTCCCAGGGACAGCCATCCGGCTGGCGCAGGCGCCAGATCGTGCGCACGAGCCGATCGAACTCGGGGTGCGCGGCAGGGGCACCCTCACGCTCGCGCGTCTTTGCATCAATCTCGTCGATCTTCCTTTGAGTCTCGCTGTCCTGTCTTGCCACTGTCTCCCCCTCATCTTGCGATGTGAGTGAATCACTCACATCGCAAAGCTGAAGTGAGTGATTTTTCCCGTCGAACATGCCGAGCCCCGAGAACCCAGAATCGCATATACGCAGCTCAGAGCCTTCCATAAAGAAACCTCGATGTGAGTGATCCACTCACATCGCAAAGCTGAAGTGAGCGGATCACTCACATCGCGCGCAGGCCGGACCCACACGTCAGGCAGCCTCGTCGGACGCATCACCACCACCGACGTCCTCGAGTACGCCAAGCGCGACGCCCAGCAACTCCTCCTTGCCAGCGTTGAGGGGATACGAGAGTCGCTTGCTCTTGACCTGATAGATACCTCTGCGCTCCTTGAGTGCAATCGCCTGCTGGCGCGTGAGCGAAAGGCCCTGAAAGACAAGGCGACCGCTCACGAGCGAGATGCTCGTCACACCCAGGCGCTCGGCACGTATGCGCACGCGGGCGCGATCGAAGAGGTTCTGGCCTGCGAGCGGCAGCGCGCCGTGCTTCTCCTCAAGCTCCTCTTGTAGCGTATCGACACTGGCGAGTTCCGTCGCCGAGGCAAGCTTACGGTACGCGAGCACGCGCTCGTCCACCTCAGGCAGATACTCCTGTGCCAGGTAGAAGTCGGCCGGCAGGTTGATCGTGACCTCCGGGGGCTCCACGTCCTGCGTCTCGCCCCGCGCCTCGGCAACGGCTTCACCCAACATCTGAGAAAAGAGGTCAAAGCCCACATTCGAGAGGTTGCCGTGCTGCTCCGCACCCACCAGCGACCCCGCTCCCCGGATCTCGAGGTCGCGCATCGCTATGCGCATGCCGCTACCCAGGTCCTGGTACTCGTTGATCGCGGTAAGACGATCGGTCGCCTCGGGCGTGAGGGGACGGTCGACCGGGAACATGAAGTATGCGAAGGCCTGGACGCGCCCTCGCCCCACGCGTCCCTTGAGCTGGTAGAGCTGGGCGAGGCCCAGGCGCTGTGAGTCCTCAATAATGAGCGTGTTGGTGTGAGGGTTGTCTATGCCGCTCTCGATGATGGTCGTCGCCACGAGCACGTCGATTTCGTGCTCCTGAAACTCGAGCATCACGTTCTCGACCGCCGCCGCACTCATCTGCCCATGTGCGACGCCGACACGGGCCTCGGGCGCCGCCTCCGCCACGCGCGCGACCGCGTCATCTATCGTAGTCACGCGATTGCTCACATAATAGACTTGACCCTTGCGGCTCAGCTCGCTACGGATGGCGTCAGAGACCACGTCGGGGTCCCACTCGCCCACCGAGACCTTCACGGGAAGGCGTCCCGGAGGCGGCACCATGAT
The DNA window shown above is from Olsenella sp. oral taxon 807 and carries:
- a CDS encoding phosphatase, yielding MERVACIDIGTVTVRLAVADVEDAQVLRLIKRSTICDLGEGLSASGRISDDARGRVMGCVDAYIQIALDAGATYTCCTLTSAARDASNASDLLAELYRRGLDPQVISGEVEGSLTFLGVARDFVGSRILVADNGGGSTELALGSMMGGGVLELECVRSTDVGCRRITERFLSASDPPSGRDIEAARSFARESFSVAIAKEHILEKKPALLVVTGGTATSLVALEKKLEPYDATQVHRSVLPRERVDAMVAKLAALTVEERAALPGIQAKRAPVILAGAIAISELMAQTHFDLLTVSESDLLFGLATCAGQAAAKAEAPLDWEPTLSVPCR
- a CDS encoding septum formation initiator family protein, with amino-acid sequence MSVDDQLRADASGVSGVPAAVGPKAATDDAALQVKVSDEEAADSTTARTKAVCGTPSKGETLRTQDAAASTRKPQRGTRRKKTGKIDNKPLKTVSAEELSRVGGSDRACARKKESKKEKSQRVGAASAARDTPHANKGQGSGSDTAHKMVATRTFFGRLAGLRKGKSSVGQGSLQTSPSDASLTSEPAQEDSSAHAATKPGRLSLLLHRRSDSGGGHAKGRRTERESTPAPTMSVGERCVAAKDWLLHHPRLCATVAMLLVAAVALYSPVRNYYVARRTGQVLQVKYDQLSDENASLTHDVNRLQTKQGIEDEARKRGYVSTDEIGKDPDHPDSPSIVEAQSATTQKDPSAPRVYPDDRPWHIKALDRLFFYDPEVTWNG
- the mazG gene encoding nucleoside triphosphate pyrophosphohydrolase, with product MARQDSETQRKIDEIDAKTREREGAPAAHPEFDRLVRTIWRLRQPDGCPWDRAQTHRSITRNMIEEAYEAVDAIEADDATHLREELGDVLEQVLLHAQIAADDGEFDIDGVCEGLNEKLVRRHPHVFKDPTVVGPTTSVDQVLDIWDGVKREERRAQAGAANEGEPGLLDSVPVSLPALMQCQKLSKRAAKAGFDWTGVADVWDQVERERREFEDEQHGSQAASEEFGDILFALVNVARWEGIDAEEALAASNRKFRRRWAAMEKRCREEGREMDGLSTTELNELWDAAKARERAE